A portion of the Planctomycetota bacterium genome contains these proteins:
- the flgC gene encoding flagellar basal body rod protein FlgC encodes MISTLDTAASALTAQRVRMDTVANNLANLNTTRQADGTIEPYRRRFVVFEPQRDVAGNPGVRVAAIKQDPTPFPKVFDPGHPDANSDGFVQMPNVDLAIESVNMLDASRAYEANVTMIETTKAMLNAALRLIA; translated from the coding sequence ATGATCAGCACCCTCGACACCGCCGCCAGCGCGCTCACGGCCCAGCGCGTCCGCATGGACACCGTGGCGAACAACCTGGCGAACCTGAACACGACCCGGCAGGCCGACGGGACGATCGAGCCTTACCGCCGGCGGTTCGTGGTGTTCGAGCCCCAGCGCGACGTGGCGGGCAACCCCGGTGTGCGGGTCGCGGCGATCAAGCAAGACCCCACGCCGTTCCCCAAGGTGTTCGACCCCGGCCACCCCGACGCCAACTCGGACGGTTTCGTCCAGATGCCCAACGTTGATTTGGCGATCGAGTCGGTCAACATGCTCGACGCGAGCCGGGCTTACGAGGCGAACGTCACGATGATCGAGACCACCAAGGCCATGCTCAACGCCGCCTTGCGGCTGATTGCCTAA
- a CDS encoding sigma-54 dependent transcriptional regulator — protein sequence MATILICDDEALMRDGSAATLERHGHQVRTAACGQEALDILDADAIDLLITDLKMPGMTGIELLRSAKARKPKLLVILMTAFATVPTAVSAIKQGALDYLQKPFDGDDLRRMTERALRTLDESPIARPKPVEPATQLVGKSAATGQLKQQIERVATSNATVLIRGESGVGKEVVARTIHAAGDRADKPLIAVNCAALAGDHLEAELFGDESQAHLPGRFERADAGVVLLDEVSQISPGVQAKLLRFLQDGSFERVGGTVTRRVDVRIVATSNADLEEEVKAGRFRADLFYRLDVLPIIVPPLRDRTDDIADLARHFLHRISKRDGTPFRHLNPRAVRMLERHDWPGNVRELQNMLERAVALETEPGVIRAATLEPWIGGGSPRPVAMKWNNEPLAEVEKRTILAALDKFNGHRAKTAGALGIGVRTLGMKLKKWKETGEWDGEIALAA from the coding sequence ATGGCGACGATCTTGATCTGTGATGACGAGGCCCTGATGCGTGACGGTTCGGCCGCCACGCTCGAACGTCATGGACACCAAGTGCGTACCGCGGCGTGCGGGCAGGAAGCCCTCGACATACTCGACGCCGACGCGATCGACCTGCTGATCACCGACCTGAAAATGCCTGGCATGACCGGGATCGAACTGCTGCGATCGGCCAAGGCACGGAAGCCGAAGCTGCTCGTGATCCTGATGACCGCCTTCGCGACGGTGCCGACGGCGGTGAGCGCGATCAAGCAGGGAGCCTTGGACTATTTGCAAAAGCCTTTCGACGGCGATGACCTGCGTCGCATGACCGAGCGGGCCTTGCGAACGCTGGACGAATCGCCGATTGCCAGGCCCAAGCCGGTGGAGCCCGCCACGCAACTGGTCGGCAAGAGCGCCGCGACCGGACAACTCAAGCAACAGATCGAACGGGTCGCCACGTCCAACGCGACGGTCCTGATCCGCGGCGAGAGCGGCGTCGGCAAGGAAGTGGTTGCCCGCACCATCCACGCGGCGGGCGATCGTGCTGACAAGCCGTTGATCGCCGTCAACTGCGCGGCTCTCGCCGGCGACCATCTCGAAGCCGAGCTGTTCGGCGACGAGTCGCAAGCACACCTGCCCGGCCGTTTTGAGCGGGCCGATGCGGGCGTTGTTCTGCTCGACGAGGTCAGCCAGATCAGCCCCGGCGTGCAGGCCAAGCTGTTGCGGTTTCTACAGGACGGCAGTTTCGAGCGGGTCGGCGGCACCGTCACCCGGCGGGTCGACGTCCGCATCGTCGCGACCAGCAACGCCGACCTCGAGGAGGAGGTCAAGGCGGGGCGGTTCCGGGCGGACCTGTTCTACCGGCTCGACGTATTGCCGATCATCGTCCCGCCGCTGCGCGATCGAACTGACGACATTGCCGATCTGGCCCGGCACTTCCTGCACCGCATCTCCAAGCGCGACGGCACGCCGTTCCGGCACCTCAATCCTCGCGCTGTTCGGATGCTCGAACGCCACGATTGGCCCGGCAACGTGCGTGAGTTGCAGAACATGCTCGAGCGGGCGGTTGCGTTGGAGACCGAGCCGGGCGTCATTCGTGCGGCAACGCTCGAGCCCTGGATCGGCGGCGGAAGCCCCCGGCCCGTGGCGATGAAGTGGAACAACGAGCCGTTGGCCGAAGTCGAGAAGCGCACCATTCTCGCGGCCCTCGACAAGTTCAACGGCCATCGCGCCAAGACCGCCGGCGCCCTGGGAATCGGCGTGCGGACTCTCGGTATGAAACTCAAGAAGTGGAAGGAAACCGGCGAGTGGGACGGCGAGATCGCCCTTGCCGCATAG
- a CDS encoding sugar ABC transporter ATP-binding protein: MIEFRDISKHFGGVQALADVSLTIERGTVHVLMGENGAGKSTLGKVLGGIHRPDGGLILLDGEPVRIADPAAAADLGIAIVHQELAYCPDLSVAENVSLHQLPARAGIVDRRELRARATELLAGIDIRLDVDRPMRELSTAQVQLVQIATAVGSGARVIVFDEPTSSLGDHEAESLMTLIERLRDGGLTAVYVSHRMPEVMRLADRISVLRDGRHVGTIDRADTTEDELVRMMVGRSVAAFERSRGEPGAAILEVDGLSSRDVRDISFSVRAGEIVGMAGLVGSGRSETVQAIFGLDPTATGRVCVDGNTLSLRHPAEAIAAGVALVPEDRKLQGLQLEHPIRTNVNAATLGEFAAAGFVKQAAEHRRAEAARTQLDIRTADVGLPAGALSGGNQQKVALAKWLGLRESAGGLKLLIVDEPTRGVDIGAKAGIHQILADLVGDGVAVLVVSSELPELLGLCDRVLVMRGGRLVGEFVEKDQARVLHAMTGSD, from the coding sequence ATGATCGAGTTCCGTGACATCTCTAAGCACTTCGGCGGCGTGCAGGCGCTTGCGGATGTGTCGCTCACCATCGAGCGGGGCACGGTCCATGTGCTCATGGGCGAGAACGGGGCGGGCAAGAGCACGCTCGGCAAGGTGCTCGGTGGCATTCATCGACCCGACGGCGGACTGATCCTGCTCGACGGCGAACCGGTGCGTATCGCCGACCCGGCCGCCGCCGCCGACTTGGGTATCGCGATCGTGCATCAGGAGCTGGCGTACTGCCCGGACCTGAGCGTCGCGGAAAACGTGTCGCTGCACCAACTGCCGGCTCGCGCCGGGATCGTCGACCGCCGCGAACTGCGCGCCCGTGCGACCGAGTTGCTCGCCGGCATCGACATCCGGCTCGACGTCGATCGGCCGATGCGTGAGCTGTCGACGGCGCAGGTTCAGCTTGTGCAGATCGCGACCGCCGTCGGCAGCGGGGCACGGGTGATCGTGTTCGACGAGCCGACCAGCAGCCTCGGTGACCACGAAGCCGAGTCGCTGATGACGCTGATCGAGCGGTTGCGTGACGGAGGTCTGACCGCCGTGTACGTGAGCCATCGCATGCCGGAGGTGATGCGGCTCGCCGATCGAATCAGCGTGCTGCGCGACGGCCGACACGTCGGCACCATCGACCGGGCGGACACCACCGAGGACGAGCTCGTCCGCATGATGGTCGGCCGATCGGTGGCGGCGTTCGAGCGGAGTCGGGGCGAGCCGGGGGCCGCGATTCTCGAAGTGGACGGATTGTCGTCACGCGATGTGCGAGACATCTCGTTCAGCGTCCGCGCTGGCGAGATCGTTGGGATGGCCGGCTTGGTGGGTAGCGGGCGTTCGGAGACGGTGCAGGCCATTTTTGGCTTGGACCCGACGGCAACGGGCCGCGTTTGCGTCGATGGCAACACATTGTCCCTGCGGCACCCGGCCGAGGCGATTGCCGCCGGGGTCGCGTTGGTCCCGGAGGATCGCAAGCTCCAGGGGCTGCAACTGGAACACCCGATTCGCACGAACGTGAATGCCGCAACGCTCGGTGAGTTCGCCGCGGCGGGCTTCGTGAAGCAAGCCGCCGAGCACCGCCGGGCCGAGGCCGCACGCACGCAACTCGACATCCGCACCGCTGACGTCGGCCTGCCGGCTGGCGCTCTCTCGGGCGGCAACCAGCAAAAGGTCGCCCTCGCCAAGTGGCTCGGTCTGCGTGAGTCGGCGGGGGGTCTGAAGTTGCTGATCGTGGACGAGCCGACTCGCGGCGTCGACATCGGTGCCAAAGCCGGCATCCATCAGATCCTCGCCGACCTCGTCGGCGACGGCGTGGCCGTGCTCGTGGTCAGCAGCGAACTCCCGGAGTTGCTGGGTCTTTGCGACCGGGTTCTTGTGATGCGCGGGGGGCGATTGGTCGGTGAGTTCGTCGAGAAGGATCAGGCGCGGGTCCTTCACGCCATGACCGGCAGCGATTGA
- a CDS encoding glucosidase — MSNTAEHSTAEHQRLAADARREANWKRWGTYLSERQWGTVREDYSTYGDCWNYFPHDHARSRAYRWGEDGLLGITDRECRLCFGLALWNGKDSILKERLYGLTNSEGNHGEDVKELYYYLDATPTHSYCKGLYKYPQSAFPYNELRDVNGDRGKLKTEYELLDTDALANGYWDVTAEYAKASPNDICIRVTIANHGPKLATLHLLPQLWFRNGWSWGAEHEGMFEKPMMALDGETVCCEHETLKGFEFTATEEPKAWLFCDNETNAKRLWKQELNGYPKDGFHRHVIDGEKDAVNPDQLGTKCAAWYEVEVEPGESRTFTFRLTDADEKGGPPVDQVFADRIAEADAFYDTVIPTSLSDERKMISRQSYAGLLWTKQFYFYSVQHWLNGDPGQPAPPKQRKPRARNRDWRDHLFNRDVISMPDKWEYPWYAAWDLAFHMLPMCRVDPKFAKDQLVLFLREWYMHPNGQIPAYEFNFSDVNPPVHAWAVWRVYKMTAPRGQRDRKFLERCFHKLLLNFTWWVTRKDEDDNHLFGGGFLGLDNIGLFDRSAEQFHDGRQLEQADGTAWMAFYCVTMLSIALELAAEDPVYEDVASKFFEHFVAITHAMNTIGGDGLWDDTDGFYYDQLWDPDAQKSDPLRIRSFVGLIPTFASEILTQETLDKLPGFAKRMKWFREHRPRLAQHITERTMPNGQKALLLSVVGPEKLQKVLHYALSEDEFLSPYGMRSMSKHHEQNPYVFHAACNEYRVKYTPAESNTEMFGGNSNWRGPIWFPLNYLFIEALERYHHFYGDEMDVTCPVSGGTAQLDLRSAAHEVERRLVALFEKDPDGNRPCHGDAKAYAEQWDDLVLFYEFFHGDNGRGCGAAHQTGWTALVANMLEKLADS; from the coding sequence ATGTCCAACACCGCCGAACACAGCACCGCCGAACATCAGCGCCTCGCCGCCGACGCCCGCCGCGAGGCCAACTGGAAACGCTGGGGCACCTACCTCTCCGAACGCCAGTGGGGCACCGTGCGCGAGGATTACTCGACGTACGGCGATTGCTGGAACTACTTCCCGCATGATCACGCACGCAGTCGCGCCTATCGCTGGGGCGAGGACGGGCTTCTCGGGATTACCGATCGCGAGTGCCGTCTGTGCTTTGGTCTCGCGCTTTGGAACGGTAAGGATTCAATTCTCAAGGAACGTCTCTACGGCCTGACCAACAGCGAGGGCAACCACGGCGAGGACGTCAAAGAGCTTTACTACTATCTCGACGCGACGCCGACCCACTCGTACTGCAAGGGACTTTACAAATATCCGCAGTCGGCGTTTCCCTACAACGAACTACGCGATGTCAATGGCGATCGCGGCAAGCTCAAGACCGAATACGAACTGCTCGACACCGATGCACTGGCCAACGGCTACTGGGACGTCACCGCCGAGTACGCCAAGGCTTCGCCCAACGACATCTGCATTCGGGTAACCATCGCCAACCACGGTCCGAAGCTCGCAACCTTGCACTTGCTGCCACAGTTGTGGTTCCGCAACGGCTGGAGCTGGGGTGCAGAACATGAAGGGATGTTCGAGAAGCCGATGATGGCGCTCGATGGCGAGACGGTGTGCTGCGAGCATGAGACGCTCAAGGGGTTCGAGTTCACCGCGACCGAGGAGCCGAAGGCATGGTTGTTCTGCGACAACGAGACCAACGCCAAGCGGCTCTGGAAACAGGAGTTGAACGGCTATCCGAAGGACGGTTTTCACCGCCATGTGATCGATGGCGAGAAGGACGCGGTGAACCCGGATCAGCTTGGGACCAAGTGCGCGGCCTGGTACGAGGTCGAGGTTGAACCGGGTGAGAGCCGGACGTTTACATTCCGATTGACCGACGCTGACGAGAAGGGCGGGCCGCCGGTCGACCAAGTCTTTGCCGACCGAATCGCCGAGGCTGACGCGTTCTACGACACCGTCATCCCGACATCGCTCTCCGATGAACGCAAGATGATTTCGCGTCAGTCGTACGCCGGGCTGCTCTGGACCAAACAGTTCTATTTCTACAGCGTCCAGCACTGGCTCAACGGCGACCCCGGCCAGCCCGCGCCGCCGAAGCAACGCAAGCCCCGTGCTCGCAACCGTGATTGGCGGGATCACCTGTTCAATCGCGACGTCATCAGCATGCCCGACAAGTGGGAGTATCCGTGGTACGCCGCTTGGGATTTGGCGTTCCACATGCTGCCGATGTGTCGGGTCGATCCGAAGTTCGCCAAGGACCAACTCGTGCTGTTCCTGCGTGAGTGGTACATGCATCCCAACGGCCAGATTCCGGCGTACGAGTTCAACTTTTCCGACGTGAACCCGCCGGTACACGCTTGGGCGGTGTGGCGCGTGTACAAGATGACCGCGCCGCGCGGCCAGCGGGACCGCAAGTTCCTCGAGCGCTGCTTTCACAAGCTGCTGCTCAACTTCACATGGTGGGTCACGCGCAAGGACGAGGACGACAACCACCTCTTCGGTGGCGGCTTCCTCGGGCTCGACAACATCGGACTCTTCGACCGGTCCGCCGAGCAGTTCCATGACGGCCGACAGCTCGAGCAGGCGGACGGCACCGCGTGGATGGCGTTCTACTGCGTCACCATGCTCAGCATCGCGCTCGAGTTGGCCGCGGAAGATCCGGTCTACGAGGACGTCGCGTCCAAGTTCTTCGAGCATTTCGTCGCCATAACCCATGCCATGAACACCATCGGCGGCGACGGACTCTGGGACGACACCGACGGCTTCTACTACGATCAGCTCTGGGACCCCGACGCGCAGAAGTCCGATCCGTTACGCATCCGCAGCTTCGTCGGACTGATCCCGACGTTTGCCAGCGAGATCCTCACACAGGAGACGCTCGACAAGCTGCCGGGCTTTGCCAAGCGGATGAAGTGGTTCCGCGAGCACCGGCCACGCCTGGCCCAGCACATCACCGAACGCACGATGCCCAACGGCCAGAAAGCACTGCTCCTGAGCGTCGTTGGTCCCGAGAAACTGCAAAAAGTACTGCACTACGCGCTCAGCGAGGATGAGTTCCTCTCGCCGTACGGCATGCGGTCGATGAGCAAGCACCACGAGCAAAACCCGTACGTTTTTCACGCGGCCTGCAACGAGTATCGCGTCAAGTACACGCCCGCCGAGAGCAACACGGAGATGTTCGGCGGCAACTCCAACTGGCGTGGCCCGATCTGGTTCCCGCTCAACTACCTGTTTATCGAAGCACTCGAACGCTACCACCACTTCTATGGCGACGAGATGGACGTCACGTGCCCGGTGTCTGGCGGTACCGCACAACTCGACTTGCGCTCCGCCGCCCACGAGGTCGAACGCAGGCTCGTCGCGCTGTTCGAGAAAGACCCCGACGGCAACCGGCCCTGCCACGGCGACGCCAAGGCTTACGCCGAGCAGTGGGATGATCTCGTGCTGTTCTACGAGTTCTTCCACGGCGACAACGGGCGCGGCTGCGGCGCGGCCCATCAGACCGGCTGGACCGCGTTGGTCGCCAACATGCTGGAGAAGCTCGCGGATTCATGA
- a CDS encoding Lrp/AsnC family transcriptional regulator translates to MPATTDSPTEIADPINARILAVSEDQLQGFQADPFADIARRSGVALDEVHTRLRAMLEAGTIRRIRQTLLANKLAEGALVAWKVPEEKLNAAFDWMHANDPFSGHAVIRSTDAETPGSKYRLWTTLKVPQGKSIEQHCDILQRIVGAEAWKAMPAKKLFALGVGHIRRRSLEIGAMADEPSQPIDTKVLPIADEHWPILEALKRELAIDEIGPDLWAKRAAEAGVSLETFVDVCGQFAERGILGRFSTFLEHHKRLATGERVTKFNALYHWRVPVGRELEAGGEVGRFHCMTHGYWREGGPEFANVNIMGVSHGTEKDRVLAHKAAIDEHLQSCGIGFDYTNVFWGGRSEIKPSEISPAVHDGWLAQYQ, encoded by the coding sequence ATGCCCGCCACCACCGACTCGCCCACGGAGATCGCCGACCCGATCAACGCTCGCATCCTCGCCGTCAGCGAAGACCAGTTGCAGGGCTTTCAAGCCGACCCGTTTGCCGACATCGCCCGACGTAGCGGCGTCGCGCTTGACGAAGTCCACACACGCCTGCGGGCCATGCTTGAGGCCGGGACAATCCGCCGCATCCGCCAAACATTGCTGGCCAACAAACTCGCCGAAGGTGCGTTGGTCGCGTGGAAGGTGCCCGAGGAGAAGCTCAACGCAGCGTTCGACTGGATGCATGCCAACGACCCGTTCAGCGGCCACGCGGTCATCCGCTCCACCGACGCTGAGACGCCCGGCAGCAAGTACCGCCTTTGGACCACGCTCAAAGTGCCCCAGGGCAAGAGCATCGAACAGCACTGCGACATCCTCCAGCGCATCGTCGGTGCCGAGGCGTGGAAGGCGATGCCGGCGAAGAAGCTCTTCGCGTTGGGCGTCGGACACATTCGCCGGCGTTCACTGGAGATCGGTGCGATGGCGGACGAACCGAGCCAGCCGATCGACACCAAGGTACTCCCGATCGCGGATGAGCACTGGCCGATCCTCGAAGCGCTCAAACGCGAGTTGGCGATTGACGAAATCGGTCCTGACTTGTGGGCCAAGCGTGCGGCCGAGGCCGGCGTCTCGCTCGAAACGTTCGTCGACGTCTGCGGCCAGTTCGCCGAGCGTGGCATCCTCGGTCGCTTCTCGACGTTCCTCGAGCACCACAAACGTCTTGCCACCGGCGAGCGCGTGACGAAGTTCAACGCCTTGTACCACTGGCGCGTCCCCGTCGGGCGCGAACTCGAAGCCGGCGGTGAGGTCGGCCGCTTCCACTGCATGACGCACGGCTACTGGCGCGAGGGCGGGCCGGAGTTCGCCAACGTCAACATCATGGGCGTCTCCCACGGCACCGAAAAGGACCGCGTCCTCGCCCACAAAGCCGCCATCGACGAGCATCTGCAATCCTGCGGCATTGGCTTTGATTACACCAACGTGTTCTGGGGCGGTCGCAGCGAGATCAAGCCGAGCGAGATCAGCCCGGCCGTACACGACGGATGGCTGGCACAATACCAATAG